From the genome of Acidobacteriota bacterium:
CTCCACTATAGCTCTCCGCTTTCTTATCGGGATTCGGCTTCGCTTTCCTAACGAATACTGCGTCTTCAAGACGAGCTATCCGCGCCTCAAGAGCCTTTATTGCTTCGTCTGACATCCCCAGGCACCTCCTTAGAGATGAACTATTGATGAAAGCGTACTGCTAACTTATTGTTAATTCAAGCCTTTTTTGGCTCTCCCCGCCCGTATGCTGGTAGAACAGAGGCAGGGCTGGTATTAGGGGTGGTTCGCCAATAGCCAGCCTCGGCGCTGGCGGCATGTAGTTAACGAATTATCTCACCCATCATGGACATTATTTCTTCAGAATATATGCCAAAAAGGAACTCTTCAATTTCCCGGTCGGTCAGGTTGGCACTCTCAGGGTCGTTTCTCGTCTTGACCCAAGCAGCACGGTAAGTTTCCGTCTTTTTAAATAGCTCGAATTGGGCTTTGCGAAATTTGTTGAACGCCCGCCTGCTACCCCGCCATTCCTTTATAATCTCCCCCTTGCTAACCCAGAGTATCCAATAGCTCGAATATTCGGAGGCATACCCCATCATCACTCGCTTAACTAATTTGCCCGTTGGCACAATGATGTGGCCGCTAAACCATTCGGCAAAGACTTCACGTTGTCCTGGGAATATTTCACTCAGGACGGAACGCCACCTATTCTCTTCCGGCCCCTCCATTGAGGCGAGAATTCGAATATCGGTAATGACAAGTTTCTTATTCTTGAACTCCCAAGATGCAACATATCCGCGCCATAAGCCGGTCGAATGAATCCGAGATCTCGGGCGGCTGTCGGGATGCTGTTCGAGGTAACGCTCAAGAGGATTAGTTTGGATTTTGTACTTCTTTCCCTCGTGAGTTAGTATGTCGCCTTGCTGCGCAGTCCCAAAAACGAACTGACCGCAGATCCCCACGAATAACAGAAGTGTGAGTAGAATGCGCCGCACGTTACTCCTCCCTTTATTGAGCTAAGGAACTACCTAGCCTTGCCATCCTTCCTGGCCACCAATGGGATTAGTGCAAGCCTTGGCCGATTCCTTTCCTTATCCCACGAAATCGTGATGGTGTATTGCTTCAACGTAGTCCTGACATAGCGGTTTTGCTTCGCCGTCCTGTAAAGTGTCAGCTGCGCTTGAAGTTCATCTCCCGGCTCATATAGATCGGGTCGGGTAGATTTGGGTGTGATCTTCACTATCTTGCCTTCGGCAATCAACTTCGTTATCTCCGCCAGTGAATAAAGCCGGTATCCCAGCCCTGGCTCCCTCTTAATTCGATAGCCATACTTCCTCAGCTGGATCGGAGTGAAGAGCTCTTCGTCTTCGAAGAATACATTAGGGAACGGCGGATAGTCATTCTCCTTCTTTTCGGTCATGCTTTCCTCCCGGCTAACTCTGATCCTAACAAAACCGGCCCGGCCATTACAATCAGACCCCTTTTCCGCCCCCTCCGCTCGCCTCAGCGACGTGATCTCCCGCCTAACCATATCCTAAGACTGGTTTAGAATCGTTCGCCTCGTATACGCGATCCTGCGAAAGCCGACGCCTCCTCCTCCGTCGCGCCTGCGGCGCTCCGTCGTCCTCGGCATCGACTTTCTCCGGACGACAGTGCAAGAACAGACGCTTCTTCTGGCCTGATCAGATTCTTTTTCACTGCCCGCTTCGGGCAGTCATCCGCCGCTTCGGCGGATGTGCCATCCTCTCCCGGCATGGACGTTTCTTATCCGTCCTGCCCGAGTTAATATCTATTTAATATATTACCCTCCCTGCATCTCATTGACTATGAACACGCTTACAGTGATTTGACTCAGTAAGAATGAAAAGTCAGAGCCAAAAACTCAGTAAAAACGAAAAGTCGCTTGATCGGTCTGCTAATCCGATAGAATCGTGATTAGTGTGACTGAGCCGCTCGAACCTTTTCCTGGCGGAAGTGACTCATGAGAAGACGTTTGATCTCTTTCTTGCTGGCCTTCAGGACCCAGATCCGCTCCTGTCCCACGCCCCCACGAAGCCGCTCGGTCGTCTTGTCGCGTCGCCAGTCCACGGCGGTCGTGATCTCAGAAAGATACTTCTCGATGTACTCGGGCTGGAACTTGACGGGCGTCTCAGAATAGCCGAGCACCCGGCAAGCCACCGGGTAGGTCAGCCACCAGCCTCCCCTCCTGAGCACAAAAGGAAGACCCTGGCGGTATAACAGCTGAGCCCCTTTGGACATTTTATATGCAATCTTTGCGATCTCAAGGAGCCGATGGTAGGACTGGTTGTTCAGGATGAGTTCGGAGAATCTAGGTGCCAATCGGCCCGAGAAGATCAGATCCTCCCTGCCACTTTCTTTTCCGGGTCGTCCACGGCGCTTCACTATCTGCACGTCCCAGTCCATGATAAACTGCGTTCCTCGGATGGTAACGACCTTCTTCCAACCCTTCTTCTTATCCTTCTCCTCCCAAACGTGATACTGACTCAACGTCCAATTCAGCAAGCATGCGAAGGCTTGGATCAATTCTGAGAAGCTGACCTTGCGTCCGGTGGCCTTTCTGACCTCAGACATAGAGAGCTCGAACTTCAGGATGTGCTCCTCCCCCCCCGGCGAAATGATCACCTTGTCGGCGATGTGCCGTTTTGGGTTCCTTATAATCGGATTTAGTAGGGCTTCCAGGAACCAGATCGCCGTCAACGGCAGTGCCTGAGGATTCACGTTGCCCGTTTCCGGGTTAACCGGCAAGTGAGCCCAGTGGAGGGACTGGTCCTTCAAGAGCGGCCTGTTCTCCCTCTCCTCTTTAAGACGTCGCTCCTCCTCCTGTAATCTCACTAATTGCCGCGTGTACCAGGAGAGGATGTCCAGCGGTTTGCTGCCAGGAGTCGGCCGGGATAGCCACATTTGAATGTAGCCCCAGTAGGCCTTGTCCTCTAATGCTTCCTCGGTCAGGTAGGGCCAAAGTTGAATTGCCCTTCCCTTACTTACGTCGATCATCCTACGCTCCTGCCGGGCACAAACTAGGGTCATACACCCTGATTAGTCGCCCGAGAGATTGGATGTGGAGTGTCAGGTCAAGATGCCTGATCACATTTAGATAAGCTAATAGTTTGGGACCCCACTGTTTTTCCCGTCTTTCCCTGGCAAGTCAGCAGATTACGGTCGTCTGCTGGCACACCGTTCGTCAGACCTAAGCGAGATTGGGCACAATTGCCGGCTCATTAGACGAACTGCTCTTTGACAACAGAGGCGCTTCCCCCACCGAGGCGGCCAGGTTGCTCATCCCATTCTCTTGTTGCATAATCATGGTTAGGGCGAAACGTAATGAAGATAGCCGAACACAGGGCATCCTCAGTAAGGGTCCGTTTCCCTTATCGGCTGAGTGGCAACGGACCTGCGCGGACGTCGAGAAGGCCATCGGCTAAGCGGACTGGCTTCATGGGGTTCACCGGCTCGACATGAAACGAACTGCCGCCGCTCTCTCGATCCTTTTCTGCCTGGGAGGGGTGCAAGCTCAGGAAACCGAAACCTACGTATTGCGCCAGGCCGTCTCGAATCGCGAGACGATCGTCTACACGCGCGTCATCCGCTTCGACGACCAGAAGCATCTGTTCCACGTTCGGGACTACTACGAGGACGGACAAATCCAGATGGACGCCTTCTACTCCTCCTTCGACAAACTGGTGAAGGAGGACTATCAGTGCAACTACCGCTCGAACACCAAGGAAGGGCCGTATAAGGAATGGCACAGGAACGGGCGCGCGAGATTCAAGGGCCATTTCACGCGGGGAAGGCTGAACGGCGCGAGCACCGACTGGTACGAGAGCGGGCGGAAGGAGGCGGAGCAGAACTGGCTCAGCGGACAGTTGCACGGCCGGGTCAGATATTGGTCCGAGAAAGGAGACCTGCAGTTCGATTCGACGTTCGAGCACGGCATGAACCAGCATCGCAGGAACGTCAGCTATCGATACCTGTCCTACCTCCCCAAGGGCTATGAGGCGGACGCCGTCAGGAAGTGGCCGCTCGTAATCTACCTGCACGGAGGTTCGGATAGAGGGACCGATCTGAAGAAGCTGTACTCATCCGGGATCCCCGATCAGGTGTACAGGGGACGGGAGTTCCAGTTCATCATGCTCGCCCCGCAATGTCCCGAGCATCTCAGGTGGTCGACCGATGACTGGTTCGGGAACTTCTACAAGGAAGTGACCGCCCGGTACAGGATCGACGCCGACAGGGTCTATCTGACCGGGCCGAGCCTGGGCGGTTCGGGCACCTGGTACATCGCCGCCCGTTATCCCGAGGCGTTCGCGGCCATCGCGCCGATCAGCGGCTTCACGAGCCATCTCGATTACATCGACAAGAACATCGACAAGCTGCTCGACATGCCTGTCTGGGCCTTCCACGGGAAGCTGGATACGGTCGTGCCTTTCGAAGAAACGGAGCGGATTGTCAGGAGGCTGGAGGGGAAGAATCAGAACCTGAGATTTTCTGCCGAACCGGATCTCGGCCACTGGATCCACTGGCAGGTCTATCCGGGCCAGGAGATCTACGACTGGCTCCTGCGCTACGACAGAAGATCGAGAAAGTGACGGCCCTTGCGCCAGTAAGCCAGACCGGGCAAGAAGCGGATGGTTGCCGGGGGGCTGATCGGTCTACCGCCTCTCGGACAGTTCCTGAAGATTATTCCTGATCCACGTATCGGCTTGCGCGGCAATGGCGCTCAATTTATCCATGAGCGCAATGACTTCATTGATATAGAGCTTGTTCTTCTCTGAATACGTACGATGGTTTTCCAGTTTTTCCTTGTCCCCGTTTAATGTGGTCTGATAGAGATCCCTCATCGCTTCAATTTGCCCGCGGGGAGGCATCCTTTTCCTGGCCAAATAGCCAAGCGTTCCCGCTATAAGATCATCATCGAGGTCGAGACTATCCATGATGTCCGATAAGAACTCATCCTTGTCAAGCGGCTCCATGCGGGGCCATGTTATTTTTTCCAGCTGCACCAATAGGCTTCGGGGATCCGCAGCCGTAATTGAGCTCATTCCCGTCTCTCCATTCATGGCTCATCCGGTCGCGCGGACCGCGACCGGACTCCGGCGATCTCGCCGGGAGATCCCGGCGCTAGTTGCCCCGGCTCGGCAGCCGCCAGAACCGCCCGGCGTCGGTCGTGTGGATCGCCTCGCCAGTGTCCGGCTTCCACTCCGCGCCCGCCGGCTCGAGGCAGATCCGCAGGGTGACCGGCTTCGACTCGTAGCCGAATTCGCTGGCCGCGGGCGAGCTGAAGCGGTAGAGGTTCTTGCTCATGTAATGCAGGTACTCTGCCGGGTCGTTCGGCTGCCCGTTCCAGTTGGTCTCCTTGTTGAGGACGATCTTCTCGTTCCGGACGATGGCTTCGCGCACCTCGGCGATGCTCAGAAGGTCGCCCCGCTCGTTCCGCCAGTAGGCTTCGAACGATGGGTCCATGTAGAGCCACTTGCCCTGGCTCGGCGCATAGACGATGTTGATCACGTGGCAGTCGGGATCGTCCGCGTACTTCGGCAGGCAGGTGATATGGCGGCCACGACTGCCTCGCCCTTCTCCTCTCTCTCCTCGGCCTGAGTAGCCCGACCGCGACGCGCCGTCGGCGCCGCCTAGCTCCCCTTCGACTTGAAGACCGTCCAGGGCCGGGCCGGGCGGCTCTTGAGGTAGCCCTTCAGGTAGTCGTACTGGCGGTGGGCCTTGAGGAACGCCTCGGCGTCGAAGGGGATATCACAGGAGCTCCCCCACTTCCCCCAGAAGGTCATGGCCAGGGCCATCTTGGCGTCCACGACCTTGCCGTCCAGCGCGCCGCCCGGGTAATAGGGCTTGACCCAGCTGTCCGCGGCCGGCCCGGCCGGGTCGGGATCGAGCTCCCAATGCCCGCAGATCGTCCGCGCCCCGGGCTGCTCCTTTCCCAGGTAGACATCGTAATGGTCGGCCAGCATCAGCTTGGCTCGCTCGGCGTCGACCTTCCCCGTCCACTGGTCGAACAGGTCGAGCCAGCGTACGCGGCGGGCGATGTCGGCCCGCTTGATGTTGTCGAAATCCGCCTCCGTCTCGTCGCGCAGGAGCGGGATGTTCTCGGTGATGTTCGACCCGGCGTAGAAGCCGTCACGCGTCCGCTCGATCGAATGGTGCTTGAGGCCGAGCTCGAGCCTGGCGATCTCGTTCGTCCGCGCGTCGCCGAGGAGCCAGGTGTTGGCGTAGCCGCCGTTGTTGCCCTCGATGAGGACCTTCATGAACTCGTCGAGGCTCGGGGCATACTGCATGGCCTTGCGGATGCGGACGAACTCCGGCAGGCCGTCCGGGTCGAAGCCACGGAAATAGTCGATGGTCGTCTCCGCGCCGACGATCCCCGACGAGCAGACGAAGAAGTCCGTGCCGCTGTGGATCGCGGCCGGGTAAGCCTGCATCAGCATGCGGAAGCCCTTTTCGGGGACGAGGTCGATGACGATGTTCGCCCGGTCCGTGACGTAGGAGGTCCAGGTATTGTGGGCCAGGACGAGGCGCCCGTCGGCCGTGGCCTTGCCTGTGGCGATGAAGGAGCTGCAGCCGCCCCCCTTCTGGGGCGCCGCCGTGCTCTTCTGGGACCAGGGATACCAGTAGCTGAAGATCTCGGAGGAGGCGTTGAGCAGGACGATATCGCCGTAGGTCACGTCGACCCCGGCCTTTCGCGCCCCGGCCACGATGCCGTCCATCTCTTCGCGGAATTCGGAGTCGATCCTGGGCGCGAACAGCTTGAGCGTCGCATCGACGAAGTACGACCAATCCTTGGCCGTGTCCCACCAGGTCACGCGCTTCTCGACCCGCAGGCTCTCCTCGATCTCCCTGGCCAGGAGGTAGCCGTGCTGGAAGCCGCGGGCGAAGGGCCGGCCCTCGATGTGGATGCAGACCCAGCCGTTCGCCTCCTCGCGGGAGGCCTTGGCCAGCCAGGCCCGCTCCTCGGTCGTCAGGTCGGCGGCGCGGGCCAGGCCGGCGCCGGCGCAAACGGCGAGCAAGATGATCGCGATCGTCTTGGGCATGCGCATCGGTATCCTCCTTTTGGTGCCTTAGGAAGCCGATGATATGCCCGGCCGCGAGCCGGCGTCAAATCCGCAGCCGCCGGGATACGGTCCGACGTTGGCCGTCGTCGGACATCCCGATAACGTCAACGGGCGGCCCTGATCCCCTGACGGCCGGGGTGATATGGATGATATAATGGACGAGAGGGCAAAATGAGAAGATACGCCGCCTGGTTGCTGCCGGTCCTGATTTTCGTCGCTTTGGGCGCCGCCTGGGGCCAGGACGCCAAGGGCCTTGTCGCCGCGAAGTACGCCGCGCCGCTGAAAAAGATCTTCGACTACCAGGCCGTGTTCGCCCCGCTCGACCCGGCCCTGGCCAAGGTCTATCCGGTGGCCATCGTCGAGAACAAGACGTTCTATGTCTTCGAGCCGGTCCCCGGCGAGAAAGCCTACCGCCTGGCGGCGAGCGCCCCGGATGCCTACGGCGTCCCGGCCGGCGTCCGGGCGGCCATGCCCCTGGGATTCTGGGAGGACCGCATGGCCTGCGTCGTGACCCCCGACGTCTTCGACCGGCCCGAAGGCTATGTCATCATCTTCCATGAATTCGTCCACTGCGCCCAGTGGGAGGGCGGCGAGCGGGAGTTCAAACAGGGCCTCTCGATCTATCAAAAGGCGATGAGCAAGAAGGATTATATGTGGGAGCTCCAATACCCGTTCCCCTATGCGAAACCGGCGTTCGTCGACACCTATCGCGCGCTCCTCGAGGCCTGGGAGAGCGGCGACACGGCGGCGGCCGCCTCACTGAGGGCGGACCTCGCCAAGATCCTCACCCCCGAGGAATGGGAGTACATGACTTGGCAGGAGTGGAAAGAGGGGCTGGCCCGGAACCTCGAGAACCGCATGCGCTACGCCGCCGGCCTACCTGAAAACGGCGGCGGGGCGAATCCGCCATACGACCGGGTCACCTTCTATGTCGGCGGGGACAAGTTCATCCGCTTCCTCGGGAAGGTCGAGCGGGGGGCCGCCGGCGACCTCGGGGCGCTCTATCGGAAGATCAAGGCCAAGCCGGACCGCCGACCGTTACCCTCGCAAATCCCCATTTAGGGGGATTCCCCGGGCCCCGGCCCGTGCGAGAATGACGGCGTCATGCGTCCTGGAGCTGAAGCCCCCGGCGGCGGAAAAAGCCGGCCACAACATTTAGGGCAGCCCGCAGCCGGGAGCCCATTTTGTGGCGCCGGCAAGTCAATCCGGAACATATTGATAACAAACGACTTGACAGACACGCCAAGATTTGAAATAGTCAAGGTCATGAAAAAGATCAGCGGGGCTTCGTGAAAGGGATGGGCAGATAGCTGACGATCATCATCGCGGTCTTTTTCTGTTCCCTCGTGATCTCCGTGTATTTCCTGTGCTTGCTGGCCGACGGCCGCAAGCTCGAGGAACGGCTCCTCCGCGCCAGGGTCCCGTCCGGCGCCGATGAGGGCGAGCGCGAACTCCCGCTCATCGCCGCCGAGTACGCCGCGTGGACCGCGCATCCGCTCAGCGGAAGCAAAACCCCGGCCTCCCTTGGGCTGACCGATGCCCGGGGATCCGGCACGGACGGGGCCTTCAGCTGATCTTGCCGGCGGGACGGGGATCGCCCCGGCGCGTCCCGGCCGCGGTCGCTGTTTCCCCAAGTCCCGCCCCTCGCCCGACAAATATCGAGATGAGAACCGCGCCGCTTCGTGCCCGCCGCCTTGATTTCGCCAGGGCCGAATGGTATTTTGGAAGCCAAGTCCCCGCGAGAACCATGAAAAGCAGAGCTTTGGTGGTGTTCATCCTTGCCTTGCTGGCCGTCGGCCGGCCGGCCGGGCAGGCGTCCGCCCAGGTCAAGGACCAGGCGGCCCACGAGTACGTCGTCCGGGCCATCACCCTGGCCGTCACGGTCCAGGATTCCAAGGGCCGTTACGTCAACAACCTGGCCGAAAAAGACTTCACGATCTTCGAGAACAACAAGAAGAAGCCGATCACCTACTTCATGCACGACTTCGCGGCCCCCCTCAGCCTGACCGTCCTCCTCGACGTCAGCGGCAGCATGGCCCTGGAGAACAAGCTGGCCGACTGCAAGGTCGTGCTCCGCGACCTGGCCGCCCGGCTCCTCCGGCCCCGCGACGAGATCGGCCTCCTCCTCTTCGCCGACGGCGAGGTCGAGGTGGCGGCCAAGCACGCGACGGACAAGACGCAGTTCCTGGCCGAGCTCGACAAGGCCGCGGCCTACGGCCAGACCGCGCTCAACGACGCCGTGGCCGTTTCGCCTGAGTACGCGACCCGGGCCGCGAACGAAAAGAGGGCCCTCCTGCTGATCACCGACGGCATCGAGAACGACAGTCAATCGACGCCCGAGCAGGCCCTGGAGATCGCCCGCCGGGTCGACGTCCCCATCTACGTCATCGGCTACAAGATCCCCCGGAACGAGCAGCTCGCCGCCCACAAGCGGGCGGCCGGACTGACCTCGGCCGGCATCGTGGCCACCTTGGAGAAGTTCTCCCAGGCCACGGGCGGCAAAGCCTGGTTCCTGAACGAGCCGACCGACCTCGCCGACGTGGTCCAGGAGATCCGGAACGAGCAGGCCCACCAGTACATGATCGGCTACACCTCCTACCAGGACACGGCCGACCTGTACCGCTGGATCCGGGTGCAGGCCTCCAATTACAAATACAAGATCCGCACCCGCCAGGGCTATTGACGCCCCCCTCCGGAAAATCGGGGGAAC
Proteins encoded in this window:
- a CDS encoding prolyl oligopeptidase family serine peptidase, with amino-acid sequence MKRTAAALSILFCLGGVQAQETETYVLRQAVSNRETIVYTRVIRFDDQKHLFHVRDYYEDGQIQMDAFYSSFDKLVKEDYQCNYRSNTKEGPYKEWHRNGRARFKGHFTRGRLNGASTDWYESGRKEAEQNWLSGQLHGRVRYWSEKGDLQFDSTFEHGMNQHRRNVSYRYLSYLPKGYEADAVRKWPLVIYLHGGSDRGTDLKKLYSSGIPDQVYRGREFQFIMLAPQCPEHLRWSTDDWFGNFYKEVTARYRIDADRVYLTGPSLGGSGTWYIAARYPEAFAAIAPISGFTSHLDYIDKNIDKLLDMPVWAFHGKLDTVVPFEETERIVRRLEGKNQNLRFSAEPDLGHWIHWQVYPGQEIYDWLLRYDRRSRK
- a CDS encoding VWA domain-containing protein, whose translation is MVFILALLAVGRPAGQASAQVKDQAAHEYVVRAITLAVTVQDSKGRYVNNLAEKDFTIFENNKKKPITYFMHDFAAPLSLTVLLDVSGSMALENKLADCKVVLRDLAARLLRPRDEIGLLLFADGEVEVAAKHATDKTQFLAELDKAAAYGQTALNDAVAVSPEYATRAANEKRALLLITDGIENDSQSTPEQALEIARRVDVPIYVIGYKIPRNEQLAAHKRAAGLTSAGIVATLEKFSQATGGKAWFLNEPTDLADVVQEIRNEQAHQYMIGYTSYQDTADLYRWIRVQASNYKYKIRTRQGY
- a CDS encoding C45 family peptidase — its product is MRMPKTIAIILLAVCAGAGLARAADLTTEERAWLAKASREEANGWVCIHIEGRPFARGFQHGYLLAREIEESLRVEKRVTWWDTAKDWSYFVDATLKLFAPRIDSEFREEMDGIVAGARKAGVDVTYGDIVLLNASSEIFSYWYPWSQKSTAAPQKGGGCSSFIATGKATADGRLVLAHNTWTSYVTDRANIVIDLVPEKGFRMLMQAYPAAIHSGTDFFVCSSGIVGAETTIDYFRGFDPDGLPEFVRIRKAMQYAPSLDEFMKVLIEGNNGGYANTWLLGDARTNEIARLELGLKHHSIERTRDGFYAGSNITENIPLLRDETEADFDNIKRADIARRVRWLDLFDQWTGKVDAERAKLMLADHYDVYLGKEQPGARTICGHWELDPDPAGPAADSWVKPYYPGGALDGKVVDAKMALAMTFWGKWGSSCDIPFDAEAFLKAHRQYDYLKGYLKSRPARPWTVFKSKGS